The Polypterus senegalus isolate Bchr_013 chromosome 9, ASM1683550v1, whole genome shotgun sequence genome includes a window with the following:
- the LOC120535683 gene encoding lymphocyte activation gene 3 protein-like isoform X2 produces the protein MAVVQWLKVNEDSSDKTIWRVDKSGLEYWSNNILKRAQAHQAHFHKGDYSLSIDHLGEDDAGQYKCRVKYGHQEFKVTVNLHILQAVPTEKSKPLEGRSWNMKCIISDKPETVTVRWFHNGKPVQESDRISIKNSDATLTIHNLEPTESGNWTCQVVSNNQTGSASALLQVHGFAEPTSKTTTVYAAIGAPVYLPCILSSGVQPMKTGWQWKPSGSIQIQELKSRQHSISIAESKDQSNVSLFLPAVEFKKAGEYICFAEMDTLRFHRIVKLVTAQVIVKVSHSAKDGSLATFSITLSEESGVERYEWVKIKKDSNYTNSSDHTLAPEKLGPYFGKTVSISLLSEEFAGEWVCNLYSKEALLGQIPVHLLLTGMLQGSKSESSKNVPMILIFICIFIGFLFITLIVYRYRRRRARNALFPALESVEKSIPSNKKLSEKNCSQKCKGGLN, from the exons ATGGCGGTTGTGCAGTGGCTGAAGGTGAATGAAGACAG CTCTGATAAGACAATCTGGAGAGTGGATAAAAGTGGCCTGGAATACTGGAGCAACAACATTCTGAAGAGGGCCCAAGCTCACCAAGCTCATTTCCATAAAGGCGATTACTCCCTCAGTATTGACCACCTTGGTGAAGATGATGCTGGCCAGTACAAATGCAGAGTCAAATATGGCCATCAAGAATTTAAAGTCACAGTAAATCTCCATATTTTGCAGG CTGTTCCTACAGAGAAATCAAAGCCTTTGGAAGGCAGATCTTGGAACATGAAATGCATAATATCTGACAAGCCAGAGACAGTGACAGTAAGGTGGTTTCATAATGGAAAGCCAGTCCAAGAGTCTGATAGGATCAGTATAAAAAACAGTGATGCGACCCTGACGATTCATAATCTAGAACCTACTGAATCTGGAAACTGGACCTGCCAGGTTGTTTCCAATAATCAGACAGGCTCAGCATCTGCCCTGCTTCAAGTTCATG GCTTTGCAGAACCAACCAGTAAGACTACCACTGTGTATGCAGCAATTGGGGCTCCAGTATATCTACCATGCATCCTCAGTTCTGGTGTCCAGCCCATGAAGACTGGTTGGCAGTGGAAGCCAAGTGGAAGCATACAAATCCAGGAGCTCAAATCAAGACAGCACTCTATCTCTATTGCTGAGAGTAAAGACCAGAGCAATGTCTCCCTTTTCCTGCCTGCAGTTGAATTTAAAAAGGCTGGAGAATACATTTGCTTTGCAGAGATGGACACCCTGCGCTTCCATAGGATCGTCAAGCTCGTCACAGCTCAAG TTATTGTGAAGGTTAGCCATTCAGCTAAAGACGGTAGTTTGGCTACTTTCTCCATTACTCTGTCAGAAGAATCTGGGGTGGAACGGTATGAATGGGTAAAGATCAAGAAGGACAGCAACTACACTAACAGCAGTGACCACACCTTAGCTCCTGAAAAACTGGGACCCTACTTTGGGAAAACTGTTTCCATCAGTTTGCTTAGTGAAGAGTTTGCTGGAGAATGGGTCTGTAATCTATACAGCAAGGAGGCATTGCTTGGACAAATTCCTGTCCATTTACTGCTGACTG gTATGCTTCAGGGTTCAAAATCAGAATCATCTAAAAATGTTCCAATGATATTAATCTTCATATGCATATttattggatttctttttatcACCTTAATTGTTTACAGATATCGAAGAAGG aGAGCTAGGAATGCACTGTTCCCTGCCCTTGAATCAGTTGAAAAAAGCATTCCTTCCAACAAGAAGTTATCAGAGAAGAACTGCAGTCAAAAATGCAAAGGTGGTCTGAACTGA
- the LOC120535683 gene encoding lymphocyte activation gene 3 protein-like isoform X1, whose product MFHILCCLFGTLHLLHVCEASTDYDVFYEKGSTAILPCYRLPSKSTVNRMAVVQWLKVNEDSSDKTIWRVDKSGLEYWSNNILKRAQAHQAHFHKGDYSLSIDHLGEDDAGQYKCRVKYGHQEFKVTVNLHILQAVPTEKSKPLEGRSWNMKCIISDKPETVTVRWFHNGKPVQESDRISIKNSDATLTIHNLEPTESGNWTCQVVSNNQTGSASALLQVHGFAEPTSKTTTVYAAIGAPVYLPCILSSGVQPMKTGWQWKPSGSIQIQELKSRQHSISIAESKDQSNVSLFLPAVEFKKAGEYICFAEMDTLRFHRIVKLVTAQVIVKVSHSAKDGSLATFSITLSEESGVERYEWVKIKKDSNYTNSSDHTLAPEKLGPYFGKTVSISLLSEEFAGEWVCNLYSKEALLGQIPVHLLLTGMLQGSKSESSKNVPMILIFICIFIGFLFITLIVYRYRRRRARNALFPALESVEKSIPSNKKLSEKNCSQKCKGGLN is encoded by the exons atgtttcacattttatGCTGTCTTTTTGGAACTCTACATTTATTGCATG tATGTGAAGCTTCCACAGATTATGATGTGTTTTATGAAAAGGGTTCAACTGCCATTCTTCCATGTTACAGATTACCTTCTAAATCAACTGTTAACAGAATGGCGGTTGTGCAGTGGCTGAAGGTGAATGAAGACAG CTCTGATAAGACAATCTGGAGAGTGGATAAAAGTGGCCTGGAATACTGGAGCAACAACATTCTGAAGAGGGCCCAAGCTCACCAAGCTCATTTCCATAAAGGCGATTACTCCCTCAGTATTGACCACCTTGGTGAAGATGATGCTGGCCAGTACAAATGCAGAGTCAAATATGGCCATCAAGAATTTAAAGTCACAGTAAATCTCCATATTTTGCAGG CTGTTCCTACAGAGAAATCAAAGCCTTTGGAAGGCAGATCTTGGAACATGAAATGCATAATATCTGACAAGCCAGAGACAGTGACAGTAAGGTGGTTTCATAATGGAAAGCCAGTCCAAGAGTCTGATAGGATCAGTATAAAAAACAGTGATGCGACCCTGACGATTCATAATCTAGAACCTACTGAATCTGGAAACTGGACCTGCCAGGTTGTTTCCAATAATCAGACAGGCTCAGCATCTGCCCTGCTTCAAGTTCATG GCTTTGCAGAACCAACCAGTAAGACTACCACTGTGTATGCAGCAATTGGGGCTCCAGTATATCTACCATGCATCCTCAGTTCTGGTGTCCAGCCCATGAAGACTGGTTGGCAGTGGAAGCCAAGTGGAAGCATACAAATCCAGGAGCTCAAATCAAGACAGCACTCTATCTCTATTGCTGAGAGTAAAGACCAGAGCAATGTCTCCCTTTTCCTGCCTGCAGTTGAATTTAAAAAGGCTGGAGAATACATTTGCTTTGCAGAGATGGACACCCTGCGCTTCCATAGGATCGTCAAGCTCGTCACAGCTCAAG TTATTGTGAAGGTTAGCCATTCAGCTAAAGACGGTAGTTTGGCTACTTTCTCCATTACTCTGTCAGAAGAATCTGGGGTGGAACGGTATGAATGGGTAAAGATCAAGAAGGACAGCAACTACACTAACAGCAGTGACCACACCTTAGCTCCTGAAAAACTGGGACCCTACTTTGGGAAAACTGTTTCCATCAGTTTGCTTAGTGAAGAGTTTGCTGGAGAATGGGTCTGTAATCTATACAGCAAGGAGGCATTGCTTGGACAAATTCCTGTCCATTTACTGCTGACTG gTATGCTTCAGGGTTCAAAATCAGAATCATCTAAAAATGTTCCAATGATATTAATCTTCATATGCATATttattggatttctttttatcACCTTAATTGTTTACAGATATCGAAGAAGG aGAGCTAGGAATGCACTGTTCCCTGCCCTTGAATCAGTTGAAAAAAGCATTCCTTCCAACAAGAAGTTATCAGAGAAGAACTGCAGTCAAAAATGCAAAGGTGGTCTGAACTGA